One part of the Tindallia californiensis genome encodes these proteins:
- a CDS encoding FHA domain-containing protein, producing MNHQIKIVEGPDQGKVISLTEQAILVGRDATQCHLILTDEEASRQHARFSRDPTGSLWVEDLDSRNGTYVNEKPIQEARKINKKDRLRIGNNRFEIDETAATDLSPASPLVAERGSDGIGAMKKSEGSILIGRNPTNHVVINDPKVSREQARIDVYSGTCYVTNLSSHMNTCINGKPVTEPTILPPSAWIQILEYQYYFDGKALLNCQGEVVANIVSIQPVHDGKASFSKALKAPVQGVAILRWLIGSILALIPIVGFLSNGYRCRIIKNGQGQEFQLPFWQEWSSLFFTGIPFFVIRVGYYLLPMLFFLLVLFFAPPAPVESWLGLLGYLRGWLLLIGVVSILVAASIVPMALAIFADTGMLREAGKIEKAITMIRWNPKQYVSVLCLLAGLWLILGIFILFFPYAGAVAAIFGAFYIHSVASLLFGEYYSSWKTMADQNRSW from the coding sequence ATGAATCATCAAATAAAAATTGTTGAAGGACCGGATCAGGGGAAGGTGATTTCCCTGACTGAACAGGCGATATTGGTGGGGAGGGACGCTACTCAATGTCATTTGATTTTAACTGATGAAGAAGCTTCACGACAACATGCCAGATTTTCAAGAGATCCGACAGGCTCTCTATGGGTAGAGGATTTAGACAGTCGCAATGGAACTTATGTGAATGAAAAACCGATACAGGAAGCAAGAAAAATAAACAAGAAGGATAGGCTGCGAATAGGGAACAATCGCTTTGAAATCGATGAAACAGCTGCCACTGATCTTTCGCCTGCTTCGCCTTTAGTCGCTGAGAGGGGGTCGGATGGTATTGGGGCGATGAAAAAAAGTGAGGGCAGCATTTTAATAGGGAGGAACCCTACGAATCATGTGGTGATTAATGACCCGAAAGTTTCCAGAGAACAGGCCAGGATTGACGTTTATTCCGGCACCTGTTATGTGACGAATCTCAGCAGTCATATGAATACCTGCATTAATGGAAAGCCTGTTACGGAACCTACGATACTTCCTCCCTCCGCATGGATCCAGATTTTAGAGTACCAGTACTATTTTGATGGAAAAGCGTTGCTGAATTGTCAGGGGGAAGTCGTCGCAAACATTGTGTCGATTCAACCTGTCCATGATGGAAAAGCCTCCTTCTCAAAGGCACTAAAGGCTCCTGTTCAGGGAGTTGCAATCCTGCGGTGGCTAATTGGAAGTATTCTGGCATTGATTCCTATTGTTGGGTTTTTATCCAACGGCTACCGGTGTCGAATAATTAAAAATGGACAAGGGCAGGAATTTCAACTTCCTTTCTGGCAGGAGTGGTCGTCTCTTTTCTTTACAGGTATCCCCTTTTTTGTGATACGAGTAGGATACTATTTATTGCCCATGCTTTTTTTCTTATTGGTACTATTCTTTGCTCCGCCGGCTCCCGTCGAAAGCTGGCTAGGATTACTGGGGTATCTGAGAGGGTGGTTGTTGTTGATAGGAGTGGTTAGTATCTTGGTAGCAGCCAGTATTGTACCGATGGCATTGGCTATTTTTGCAGATACTGGAATGCTTCGGGAGGCAGGAAAAATAGAAAAAGCCATCACCATGATTCGCTGGAACCCCAAGCAATACGTTTCAGTTCTTTGTTTATTGGCGGGTTTATGGTTGATCCTAGGAATTTTTATCTTGTTTTTTCCTTATGCCGGTGCGGTGGCAGCTATCTTTGGCGCTTTTTACATTCATAGTGTTGCCTCTTTGCTTT
- a CDS encoding xanthine dehydrogenase family protein molybdopterin-binding subunit translates to MSLKIVKQSLPKMDGMSLMTGKAVYTDDMAPKDALVVKVLRSPHAHAKILAINKSRAEKVPGVVCILTHEDVIRKPFTRAGQSYPELSPHDKFLLDSTVRHVGDDVAIIAAENQQAAEKALKLIKVTYEALPLVLDMEKAEEMPPIHPEPEILAKVNFGFEPQRNIAGVVQFELGETDSVLADCEVVVRHTYQTQRQAQAMMETQRSFTYLDHYGRLVVVSSTQIPFHVRRILANALDMPASKIRVIKPRIGGGFGSKQTVHSEFYPALITMKTGRPAKIVYSRKEVFCGTTSRHGMTFEIALGATKAGMVKVIDMNGIWDTGAYGEHASTTLGSAGKKVLTLYNRVEACRFRGKAVYTNHVPGGALRGYGVTQGIFALESAMNELAHQLEMDPVSLREKNMIRQGETTPLYNMVTKGAGKEPMLMNSCMLETCVERGKELIDWEAKYPGRKIDHHRVRGVGMAISQQGSGLPNIDMAAASLKLNDDGFFSLTLGATDIGTGSDTILTQIAAEALGVSMDRIILYTADTDITPYDSGAYASSTTYTTGNAILDAAEKMVKEIIKTAALYFETVEENIDFDGEKIICRHSSESISLELFSQKITYQTIHQQLSVTGSFVPKKAAPPFMAGFAEVEVDLETGQVRVEDFVGVVDCGTPINPMLAKVQAEGGIVQGIGLALYEEAEYTEKGKLVQDTLMQYKIPGRGEIGNLRVELVEGFDDTGPYGAKSIGEVVVNTVAPAVTDAIYNACGVRIRELPATSEKVFKQIKKQME, encoded by the coding sequence ATGAGTTTGAAAATCGTAAAACAAAGCCTTCCTAAAATGGACGGTATGAGCCTGATGACAGGAAAAGCCGTCTACACCGATGATATGGCACCCAAAGACGCCTTGGTCGTGAAGGTCTTACGAAGCCCTCATGCTCACGCTAAGATTCTGGCCATTAACAAAAGCCGGGCAGAAAAAGTGCCGGGGGTGGTGTGTATTCTTACCCATGAAGACGTTATCCGAAAACCGTTTACAAGGGCGGGACAAAGCTATCCGGAGCTTTCGCCTCATGATAAATTTTTACTGGACAGCACGGTGCGGCACGTAGGCGATGATGTGGCTATTATAGCGGCTGAAAATCAACAGGCAGCGGAAAAAGCCTTGAAATTGATTAAGGTGACTTACGAAGCCTTACCCTTAGTGTTAGATATGGAAAAAGCGGAAGAAATGCCACCAATCCACCCGGAACCGGAAATCCTGGCAAAAGTTAATTTTGGATTTGAACCGCAACGAAATATTGCCGGAGTAGTTCAGTTCGAGTTAGGAGAGACGGATTCCGTCTTAGCGGATTGTGAGGTAGTGGTCCGCCATACCTACCAAACTCAGCGTCAGGCTCAGGCTATGATGGAAACCCAGCGAAGCTTTACCTATTTAGACCATTATGGCCGGCTGGTGGTGGTCAGTTCTACCCAGATTCCTTTTCATGTACGGCGAATTTTAGCGAATGCACTGGATATGCCTGCTTCAAAAATTCGGGTAATAAAGCCGAGAATAGGCGGTGGTTTCGGATCAAAGCAAACGGTTCATTCCGAGTTTTATCCGGCGTTGATTACTATGAAAACCGGCCGGCCGGCAAAAATAGTTTATAGTCGGAAAGAAGTCTTTTGCGGCACCACCTCTCGGCATGGTATGACCTTTGAGATCGCCTTAGGAGCTACCAAAGCCGGCATGGTAAAAGTTATTGATATGAACGGAATATGGGACACCGGCGCCTACGGAGAACATGCCTCCACCACTTTAGGAAGTGCAGGTAAAAAAGTACTGACCTTATACAATCGGGTAGAAGCCTGTCGTTTTAGAGGGAAAGCGGTTTACACCAACCATGTGCCAGGAGGCGCTTTAAGAGGCTATGGGGTAACCCAGGGAATCTTTGCTCTGGAATCAGCGATGAATGAACTGGCTCATCAGTTAGAAATGGATCCGGTAAGCCTTCGGGAAAAAAACATGATTCGTCAGGGGGAAACTACTCCTTTGTATAATATGGTGACAAAGGGCGCCGGGAAAGAACCAATGCTCATGAACAGTTGTATGCTGGAAACCTGTGTAGAACGGGGAAAAGAACTGATAGACTGGGAAGCTAAATATCCGGGAAGAAAGATAGATCATCACCGGGTGCGGGGAGTGGGCATGGCCATTTCTCAGCAGGGATCCGGATTGCCCAATATTGATATGGCCGCCGCTAGTTTAAAGCTGAATGATGACGGCTTTTTCAGCCTGACGCTGGGGGCTACGGATATTGGCACCGGATCAGATACGATCCTGACCCAGATAGCGGCAGAAGCCTTGGGCGTATCCATGGATCGGATCATTCTCTATACAGCAGACACTGATATTACCCCCTATGACAGTGGAGCTTACGCTTCCAGCACAACCTATACCACTGGCAATGCTATTTTAGATGCGGCGGAAAAAATGGTGAAAGAAATCATTAAAACAGCTGCCTTGTATTTTGAAACCGTAGAAGAAAACATTGACTTTGATGGAGAAAAGATCATTTGTCGGCACTCTTCCGAAAGCATTTCTTTAGAATTGTTTTCCCAAAAAATCACCTATCAGACGATTCATCAGCAACTATCCGTCACCGGATCTTTTGTGCCGAAGAAAGCAGCTCCACCTTTTATGGCCGGCTTTGCAGAAGTAGAAGTAGATCTGGAAACCGGTCAGGTCAGAGTCGAAGACTTTGTAGGCGTTGTAGATTGTGGCACACCCATCAACCCTATGCTGGCAAAAGTCCAGGCAGAAGGTGGCATTGTGCAGGGCATTGGCTTAGCCCTTTACGAAGAAGCGGAATACACAGAGAAAGGCAAACTAGTACAGGACACCCTGATGCAGTACAAAATACCGGGACGGGGAGAAATAGGAAATCTTCGGGTAGAGTTAGTGGAAGGGTTTGATGATACCGGTCCTTACGGGGCCAAGTCTATTGGCGAAGTAGTGGTGAATACCGTAGCCCCAGCCGTTACGGATGCTATCTACAATGCCTGTGGTGTTCGAATAAGAGAACTGCCAGCCACTTCAGAAAAGGTGTTTAAACAAATAAAAAAGCAAATGGAATAA
- a CDS encoding (2Fe-2S)-binding protein produces the protein MKLNTKINGMEKILEIDPKDYLVEVLRENGYLGVRQGCDTGNCGVCTVHLDGKAVLSCVLLAVKAEGREITTIEGVPEKAARIASYFLEEGADQCGYCTSGTVMSILYLESLHSQPSEENIIHHLKGNLCRCTGYVSQMRAIKSYFEGKADRQEEIPGEEGRGRR, from the coding sequence ATGAAACTAAATACCAAAATCAACGGGATGGAAAAAATCTTGGAAATAGACCCAAAGGATTACTTGGTAGAGGTACTGCGGGAAAATGGGTACCTGGGGGTGCGACAAGGCTGTGATACTGGCAACTGTGGGGTATGTACCGTTCATTTAGATGGGAAAGCCGTCCTTTCCTGTGTCCTGTTAGCTGTTAAAGCCGAAGGCAGAGAAATTACCACCATTGAAGGAGTACCGGAAAAGGCAGCAAGGATTGCCAGTTATTTTCTGGAAGAAGGAGCGGATCAGTGTGGTTATTGTACCAGTGGAACGGTAATGAGTATTCTTTATCTGGAATCCCTTCATTCTCAGCCTTCGGAAGAAAATATCATTCATCATTTGAAAGGAAATTTATGCCGTTGTACCGGTTATGTCAGTCAGATGAGAGCCATCAAATCCTACTTTGAAGGGAAGGCTGACAGACAGGAAGAAATCCCTGGTGAAGAAGGGAGGGGGCGTCGATGA
- a CDS encoding FAD binding domain-containing protein, whose translation MISVQKVIRPATVDDAFEALQKNRFATLLGGGGFLRMGSKNITTLIDLSDCGLDRIKEQEDHWEIGAMVTLGELERHQELNRQYDGLLAAAVEEIVGVALRNVVTVGASVYARYGFSDLITGLLALPVKLRLYQGEEVSLEHFLQNGVEGKDILEAILIEKGKCQAGFSSLRKTSGDYAVLNTAAAITGGRLRISVGARPGRASLAHEAMAFLQEEAEKNADLQKAAVIASEELNFGTNRRGSKEYRKQLCQSLVARVLRDSMAGGGQQ comes from the coding sequence ATGATTTCTGTTCAAAAAGTCATAAGGCCTGCTACGGTAGATGATGCCTTTGAAGCATTGCAGAAAAATCGTTTCGCCACCTTGTTGGGCGGCGGCGGTTTTCTGCGAATGGGAAGTAAAAATATTACCACCTTGATCGATCTTTCAGATTGTGGATTAGACAGGATAAAAGAACAGGAAGACCACTGGGAAATTGGAGCAATGGTGACCTTAGGAGAATTGGAAAGGCATCAGGAGTTAAATCGCCAGTATGATGGACTGCTGGCGGCGGCGGTGGAAGAAATCGTAGGCGTGGCGCTACGCAATGTGGTGACAGTGGGAGCTAGTGTTTATGCTAGGTATGGCTTTTCGGATCTGATTACCGGATTATTGGCCTTGCCGGTAAAACTTCGCTTATATCAAGGAGAAGAAGTAAGTCTGGAACATTTTCTACAAAATGGGGTAGAGGGAAAAGATATTTTGGAAGCCATCCTTATTGAAAAAGGAAAATGTCAGGCTGGCTTTTCTTCTCTTCGAAAAACCTCTGGAGATTATGCGGTGCTTAATACAGCGGCAGCTATCACTGGAGGAAGGCTACGAATTAGCGTAGGCGCCAGACCGGGAAGGGCTTCTTTAGCTCATGAAGCCATGGCTTTTCTGCAGGAAGAAGCAGAAAAGAATGCTGATCTTCAAAAAGCCGCCGTGATTGCGTCGGAGGAATTGAATTTTGGAACGAACCGGCGGGGAAGCAAGGAATATCGGAAACAATTATGCCAGTCACTGGTAGCTAGAGTACTTCGGGATTCCATGGCAGGAGGTGGACAGCAATGA
- a CDS encoding uracil-xanthine permease family protein, whose product MEKAVNNQSPRNTSVFDVNGIPTMGKAVPLGLQHVLAMIVGNVTPAIIIAGVVGLSSSDRTLLVQCAMFIAGIATLLQLYPIGKVGSGLPVIMGVSFAYVPTIIAIGAQYGIAGIFGAQLVGGGVAVLVGIFIKHVRQYFPPLVAGTVVFTIGLSLYPVAINYIAGGVGSATYGSYANWVVALITLSVVLFCNQFTKGYFKLASILMGIVAGYIIAFFFNMVSFAPVAEASWFAAPRPLHFGIEFYPPAILSMVIMYIVNSVQAVGDLSATTVGGMGREVTEKELSGGIIGNGVASIAASLFGGLPTATYSQNVGIVAMTKVVSRFVLGIAAAFILLGGFVPKFGAVMTTIPQSVLGGATITVFAMITMTGIKLIIQDELSGRNMSIVGLAVALGIGITQVPESLALFPDWVMMVFGQSAVVIATIVAFTLNLILPQKTLADEQQERKEMEQEG is encoded by the coding sequence ATGGAAAAAGCCGTTAACAACCAATCACCCCGCAACACTTCTGTTTTTGATGTCAATGGAATTCCCACCATGGGAAAAGCGGTTCCTTTGGGATTGCAGCACGTTTTGGCCATGATTGTCGGGAATGTAACGCCAGCCATTATTATTGCCGGTGTGGTAGGGCTTAGTTCTTCAGACCGAACCTTGTTGGTTCAGTGTGCCATGTTTATTGCTGGAATTGCCACCTTGCTACAGCTCTACCCTATTGGTAAAGTAGGGTCCGGTTTACCAGTGATCATGGGGGTAAGCTTTGCTTATGTGCCAACCATTATTGCCATTGGCGCTCAATACGGAATTGCTGGTATTTTTGGTGCTCAGCTGGTAGGTGGTGGCGTTGCTGTTTTGGTAGGGATCTTTATCAAACACGTCCGACAATATTTTCCGCCTTTAGTAGCTGGTACCGTTGTTTTTACCATTGGACTTTCTCTATATCCCGTTGCGATTAATTATATTGCGGGTGGTGTTGGCTCAGCAACCTACGGTTCTTATGCCAACTGGGTGGTGGCACTGATCACCCTTTCTGTAGTATTGTTCTGCAATCAGTTTACCAAAGGTTATTTCAAACTGGCTTCTATTTTAATGGGGATTGTTGCTGGCTATATCATTGCTTTTTTCTTTAACATGGTCAGTTTTGCACCAGTAGCCGAAGCTTCCTGGTTTGCCGCACCGAGACCACTGCATTTTGGGATTGAATTTTATCCACCGGCAATTCTTAGCATGGTGATTATGTATATCGTTAACTCAGTGCAGGCCGTAGGCGATTTATCGGCTACTACGGTAGGTGGCATGGGTCGAGAAGTGACAGAAAAAGAACTTTCCGGAGGGATTATCGGTAACGGAGTTGCCAGTATTGCCGCTTCTTTGTTTGGTGGATTGCCGACAGCTACCTACAGCCAGAATGTAGGGATTGTAGCCATGACAAAAGTAGTCAGTCGATTTGTGCTTGGCATTGCCGCCGCTTTTATCTTATTGGGAGGATTTGTACCAAAATTTGGAGCTGTGATGACAACCATCCCTCAAAGTGTACTGGGAGGAGCAACCATTACGGTCTTTGCCATGATTACTATGACCGGGATTAAACTTATTATTCAGGATGAACTCTCTGGCCGCAATATGTCTATTGTTGGACTGGCTGTAGCTTTAGGAATTGGCATTACTCAGGTACCGGAATCCTTAGCACTTTTCCCTGACTGGGTCATGATGGTTTTTGGTCAGTCGGCGGTAGTAATTGCAACCATTGTGGCTTTTACCCTTAATCTGATATTGCCTCAAAAGACCTTAGCTGATGAACAACAGGAACGAAAAGAAATGGAACAGGAGGGGTAA
- a CDS encoding Na-translocating system protein MpsC family protein — protein sequence MTEKKTEPMTVLKQLNVLYVEDDPETRQELAIYLKRRVGRLRLASNGTEALRFLGERPPHLIITDLKMPEMDGLTMIKRLREKGWEMPVIVTSALSDSETIIEAVGVGIVRYVVKPIELEELLEQMNQVAQEIIKKEKCLVVLGEQCLETADELAEMEIKIKKEVTHFMKTTTGKGPRDLHVSLTAGRIEIRARGCLTRLEEGILVNRRHYSLVDYHRRLFYTENQQTLTTCLSQVTGCPVKLREVVCDSRKDQEKLVLEIP from the coding sequence ATGACGGAAAAGAAAACAGAACCCATGACCGTACTTAAACAGCTGAATGTTCTTTATGTAGAGGATGATCCGGAGACACGGCAGGAACTGGCCATCTATCTGAAACGGCGGGTCGGACGGCTGAGGCTGGCATCCAATGGAACAGAAGCCCTTCGTTTTCTTGGAGAGCGGCCACCTCACCTAATCATCACCGATTTGAAAATGCCAGAGATGGATGGCCTTACCATGATCAAAAGACTTCGGGAGAAGGGATGGGAGATGCCTGTTATTGTCACTTCGGCTCTTTCGGACAGTGAAACCATTATCGAAGCCGTAGGAGTGGGAATTGTCCGGTATGTGGTTAAACCCATTGAGTTAGAAGAGTTGTTAGAGCAGATGAATCAGGTAGCGCAGGAAATTATCAAAAAAGAAAAATGTTTGGTGGTGTTAGGGGAGCAATGTTTGGAAACGGCTGATGAGTTAGCGGAGATGGAGATTAAAATCAAAAAAGAAGTGACTCATTTTATGAAAACAACAACGGGGAAAGGGCCCAGAGACCTTCATGTTTCCTTGACGGCAGGCAGGATTGAAATCCGTGCCCGAGGATGTCTTACCCGGCTGGAAGAAGGTATTCTGGTCAATCGTCGCCATTATAGCTTGGTCGATTATCACCGTCGCTTGTTTTATACGGAAAATCAACAGACCTTAACAACCTGTCTGTCCCAGGTCACCGGGTGTCCGGTAAAGCTTCGGGAAGTGGTCTGTGATAGCCGGAAAGATCAGGAAAAGCTGGTATTGGAAATCCCATAA
- a CDS encoding ABC transporter substrate-binding protein — MAAEFKECLRKEEKLLIRTVALFLRVVVFILGVGIIGAIHVSTETAFGFYPEIPHGYELETRESAEETKEHPSPSANKQSVVLQLRWEPQFQFAGYYAALWQGYYEEAGLDVTIRSAFDETGNIRQATEEVQAGRADFGVGAVDILFANENGKPLSVVAAIFQRSAVAYYRLEETKVNNVVDLLDRKVARRHLDLLDVELQAMLIAEGIDPVQLPYTDKKRSFTLEDLTSRRYEIVPSYLDSILLEAREAEVAVSVLRPLDYGIDFYGDSVFTTVKLTQEDPEMVEAFRKATLQGWRYALENPLEMATLITESFEHTRIDQGYASGHEGDDYFMYPSEFLEYNKFQAQQVMELTYYPVVELGNLHPFRWEETHQALSRLGLITKPLEMNSFIFDYETLEQETQQQRQQRLLFLLRLGLLLLIGFLLVAATSRREAHRMEKLFQKEREENSRKEALMIYQARMAAMGEMVAHIAHQWRQPLNNLGLVLANLEDAFRYDELDEDQMNRSVNHSRRLMKRMSDTIDDFMQFANPTLQPDYYEVKLAVQEVLDLMEARLRAYGVQVSLEGDDKITAYGHRNHFSQAVFNLIANAMDALAEHQPSDPSIKVGIEKDPPWIILSISDTGGGIHPSIAEQIFEPYFSTKPEKQGTGLGLYMTKTIIENSLKGQIHWENHQQGVTMIIRMPEKKEGKLDDGKENRTHDRT, encoded by the coding sequence ATGGCCGCTGAGTTCAAAGAGTGTTTAAGGAAAGAAGAAAAGCTCCTTATAAGAACAGTAGCCTTGTTTCTTAGGGTAGTGGTATTCATCCTAGGAGTGGGGATAATAGGAGCGATCCATGTATCTACAGAGACAGCCTTTGGCTTTTATCCTGAAATACCACATGGCTATGAATTGGAAACCAGAGAGAGCGCAGAAGAAACCAAGGAACATCCGTCACCTTCTGCAAATAAACAATCCGTTGTTCTGCAACTTCGATGGGAGCCTCAATTTCAGTTTGCTGGCTATTATGCGGCTTTGTGGCAAGGGTATTACGAAGAAGCTGGTTTGGATGTTACCATTCGTTCTGCTTTTGATGAGACAGGCAATATCCGACAAGCTACAGAAGAAGTACAAGCTGGAAGAGCGGATTTTGGTGTAGGAGCTGTGGATATTCTGTTTGCCAACGAGAACGGAAAACCGTTGTCGGTGGTAGCCGCTATTTTTCAGCGAAGTGCCGTAGCTTACTATCGGTTGGAAGAAACTAAAGTCAATAACGTGGTGGATTTATTAGATCGGAAGGTAGCCCGGCGTCATTTAGACCTGTTGGATGTAGAACTTCAGGCAATGTTGATCGCTGAAGGCATTGATCCGGTACAGTTGCCCTATACGGATAAAAAAAGAAGCTTTACGCTGGAAGATCTGACCAGTCGTCGCTATGAGATTGTGCCATCCTATCTAGACAGCATTTTATTGGAGGCTCGGGAAGCGGAAGTGGCGGTTTCGGTCCTTCGACCACTGGACTATGGAATCGATTTTTATGGAGACTCGGTGTTTACAACGGTAAAGCTAACACAGGAAGATCCGGAAATGGTAGAAGCTTTTCGGAAAGCTACGCTGCAAGGATGGCGTTATGCTTTGGAAAATCCCTTGGAAATGGCAACCCTCATTACAGAAAGCTTTGAGCATACCAGGATTGATCAAGGTTACGCCAGCGGTCATGAGGGGGATGATTACTTCATGTATCCCAGCGAATTTCTGGAATATAACAAATTTCAGGCACAGCAGGTCATGGAATTAACCTATTATCCGGTGGTAGAACTGGGAAATCTTCATCCTTTCCGATGGGAAGAAACCCATCAGGCACTCAGTCGGCTTGGATTAATCACTAAGCCCTTAGAGATGAACTCCTTTATCTTTGATTATGAAACTTTGGAACAGGAAACACAGCAACAACGGCAGCAGCGGCTTTTATTCTTATTACGACTGGGCCTTTTGCTACTTATAGGATTCTTGTTGGTAGCGGCTACTTCTCGCCGTGAGGCTCACCGGATGGAAAAATTGTTTCAAAAGGAACGGGAAGAGAATAGTCGAAAAGAGGCTTTGATGATTTATCAGGCAAGAATGGCGGCTATGGGAGAGATGGTTGCCCATATCGCTCACCAGTGGCGGCAACCTCTCAATAATCTGGGTTTGGTACTGGCGAATTTGGAAGATGCCTTTCGGTATGATGAGTTGGATGAAGATCAGATGAATCGATCGGTTAATCACAGTCGAAGATTAATGAAGCGAATGTCTGATACGATAGATGATTTTATGCAGTTTGCGAATCCCACCCTTCAGCCTGATTATTATGAAGTGAAGCTGGCAGTTCAGGAAGTATTGGACTTAATGGAAGCCCGGCTTCGTGCTTATGGAGTCCAGGTTTCCTTGGAAGGGGACGACAAGATAACCGCCTATGGGCATCGCAACCATTTTTCTCAGGCCGTATTCAATCTGATTGCCAATGCGATGGATGCCTTAGCGGAGCATCAGCCATCAGACCCAAGTATAAAGGTTGGCATTGAAAAAGATCCTCCCTGGATTATTTTATCCATATCTGATACGGGTGGTGGGATACATCCATCTATTGCTGAACAGATTTTTGAACCCTATTTCAGTACAAAACCAGAAAAACAAGGGACTGGACTAGGGCTTTACATGACCAAAACCATCATAGAAAACAGCTTAAAAGGTCAGATTCACTGGGAAAACCATCAACAGGGAGTCACCATGATCATAAGAATGCCCGAAAAGAAGGAGGGGAAGCTAGATGACGGAAAAGAAAACAGAACCCATGACCGTACTTAA
- a CDS encoding ABC transporter ATP-binding protein, with product MKSLLSVQNAEKYYGNKGNVTKALDGISFDVEAGEFLGIMGASGSGKTTLLNCISTIDQVTTGSINVKGQDITRLKAKAMDHFRQNELGFIFQDFNLLDTLTAYENIALALTIKGEKSHLIHDKTVAVAKYLAIESVLKHYPYQLSGGQKQRVASARAIITDPSLILADEPTGALDSKSARLLLECFESLNKDLNSTILMVTHDAFTASYAQRILFIKDGTLFSEILRGNQSRKAFFQQIIEVMTLLGGDDEHVL from the coding sequence ATGAAATCATTATTAAGTGTCCAAAATGCAGAAAAATATTATGGCAATAAAGGCAATGTGACAAAAGCCTTGGATGGTATCAGTTTCGACGTAGAAGCAGGGGAATTTCTTGGAATTATGGGTGCTTCAGGCAGTGGAAAAACGACATTGCTTAATTGCATCTCAACCATTGATCAAGTCACCACTGGAAGTATTAACGTCAAGGGACAAGATATTACACGGCTTAAGGCCAAGGCTATGGACCATTTTCGCCAAAATGAATTAGGATTTATATTTCAAGATTTTAATCTTTTAGACACATTAACCGCCTATGAAAATATAGCCTTAGCCTTAACCATCAAGGGAGAAAAAAGTCATCTTATCCATGATAAAACCGTAGCAGTCGCAAAATATTTAGCCATCGAATCTGTGCTAAAACACTATCCCTATCAACTATCAGGTGGACAAAAGCAACGGGTGGCTTCTGCAAGAGCTATTATCACAGACCCATCCTTAATTCTAGCAGATGAACCTACAGGTGCATTGGATTCTAAATCCGCACGATTATTACTAGAATGCTTTGAAAGCCTTAACAAAGACCTAAATTCCACTATTCTAATGGTCACTCATGATGCATTTACTGCTAGTTATGCCCAAAGAATTTTGTTTATTAAAGACGGTACCTTATTTAGTGAAATCCTTCGAGGAAATCAATCTCGAAAGGCTTTTTTTCAACAGATTATAGAGGTGATGACCTTGTTAGGAGGGGATGATGAGCATGTACTTTAA